A part of Pectinatus sottacetonis genomic DNA contains:
- the pflB gene encoding formate C-acetyltransferase: MSDYWIDFKKGRWQSEINVRNFIQKNYTPYENGTEFLAGTTKRTETVWNKCKVLLEQERAKNGVLDVDTEKVSSITSHAPGYIDKENEVIVGLQLDEPLKRGVIVNGGLRMAVQACEEYGYELSPKIREIYSKYVKTHNDVVFSLYTPEMRKARSLGLLTGLPDAYGRGRIIGDYRRIALYGIDALIKQKEDDRIISFAGEMLEETVRSRDEIAQQIAALKELKAMARTYGFDISCPAQNAVEAVQWIYFGYLAAVKEQNGAAMSLGRVSTFIDIYIERDFKRGILTESQAQEIIDQFVIKLRLVRMLRTPQYNELFAGDPIWVTEAIGGMGEDGRTLVTKTSMRMLHTLINLGPAPEPNMTVLWSPRLPEEFKRFAADVSIKTSAVQYENDEVMRPVYGDDYGITCCVSAMKLGKMMQFFGARANLAKSLLLAINGGKDEKTNKQLAPEMSLPQGEYLDYEDVRKKYSQVLEWLAGLYVNTMNIIHYSHDRHAYEAEQMALHDSKIERLMAFGVAGLSVAVDSLSAIKYAKVKPIRNDAGVAVDFTIEGDFPKYGNNDPRVDVFAKEITHEFITDLRKYPAYRGAKHTLSVLTITSNVMYGKKTGTTPDGRKLGEPLAPGANPMHGRDKNGALAAMKSIANISYDDCRDGISYTFSIVPGALGKTSEIRIKNLTALLDGYSKCDAHHINVNVLDRAVLQDAMKHPEKYPQLTIRVSGYAVNFIKLDREHQEEVIARTFYEAI, from the coding sequence ATGAGTGATTATTGGATTGATTTTAAAAAAGGCAGATGGCAGAGCGAAATTAATGTAAGAAATTTTATTCAAAAAAATTATACACCATATGAAAATGGTACAGAATTTCTTGCAGGGACAACAAAAAGAACTGAAACAGTATGGAATAAATGCAAAGTACTTTTAGAACAAGAACGGGCAAAAAACGGAGTGCTTGATGTTGATACAGAGAAAGTATCATCAATTACATCACATGCTCCCGGTTATATAGATAAAGAAAATGAGGTTATTGTTGGATTACAGTTGGATGAACCGTTAAAACGCGGTGTTATAGTTAACGGTGGACTGCGTATGGCGGTACAAGCCTGCGAAGAATATGGCTATGAACTCAGTCCCAAAATAAGAGAAATTTATTCTAAATATGTAAAAACACACAATGATGTAGTGTTTTCCTTATATACACCTGAAATGCGTAAAGCCCGTTCATTAGGACTTTTAACAGGGCTGCCTGATGCTTATGGTCGTGGGCGTATAATAGGGGATTACAGGCGCATTGCCCTTTATGGGATAGATGCTTTGATCAAGCAAAAAGAAGATGATAGGATAATTTCTTTTGCGGGTGAAATGTTAGAAGAAACAGTTCGGTCAAGAGATGAAATTGCGCAGCAGATAGCAGCATTGAAAGAATTGAAAGCAATGGCCAGAACTTATGGTTTTGATATAAGTTGTCCTGCTCAAAATGCAGTGGAAGCAGTACAATGGATATATTTTGGCTATTTGGCAGCAGTCAAAGAGCAGAATGGAGCGGCAATGTCGCTTGGACGGGTATCAACATTTATTGATATTTATATAGAACGTGATTTTAAGCGGGGAATATTGACAGAATCCCAGGCGCAGGAAATTATAGACCAGTTTGTTATAAAGCTTCGTTTAGTACGTATGCTGCGTACGCCGCAATATAATGAACTTTTTGCAGGTGACCCTATATGGGTTACAGAAGCCATAGGCGGAATGGGAGAAGATGGGCGTACTCTGGTCACAAAGACATCTATGCGTATGCTGCATACACTTATTAATCTGGGGCCAGCTCCGGAACCTAATATGACGGTACTTTGGTCACCACGTCTGCCGGAAGAATTTAAGCGTTTTGCAGCAGATGTTTCAATAAAGACAAGTGCGGTTCAATATGAAAATGATGAAGTCATGCGTCCGGTTTACGGTGATGATTATGGCATTACCTGTTGTGTATCGGCAATGAAGCTGGGAAAAATGATGCAATTTTTTGGGGCAAGAGCAAATTTAGCTAAATCCTTATTATTAGCTATAAATGGAGGAAAGGATGAAAAAACCAATAAACAGCTTGCACCGGAAATGTCATTACCACAGGGTGAATATCTTGATTATGAAGATGTCAGAAAAAAATATTCCCAGGTATTGGAATGGCTGGCAGGTCTTTATGTAAATACAATGAATATCATTCATTACTCGCATGACAGGCATGCTTATGAAGCCGAACAAATGGCTCTGCATGATAGTAAAATCGAACGTCTTATGGCTTTTGGTGTAGCGGGATTATCTGTTGCTGTCGATTCACTTAGTGCGATAAAGTATGCAAAAGTAAAACCTATCCGCAATGATGCTGGTGTGGCAGTTGATTTCACCATAGAAGGAGATTTCCCTAAATATGGCAATAACGATCCACGAGTAGATGTTTTTGCCAAAGAAATTACCCATGAATTTATTACTGATCTTAGAAAATATCCGGCATATCGCGGAGCAAAGCATACTCTTTCAGTATTGACAATAACTTCAAATGTAATGTATGGGAAGAAAACTGGTACAACGCCTGATGGCAGAAAACTTGGAGAACCATTGGCTCCAGGGGCTAATCCGATGCATGGACGTGATAAAAATGGTGCTTTGGCAGCCATGAAATCGATAGCAAATATATCTTATGATGATTGCCGTGATGGTATTTCCTATACATTTTCCATAGTTCCCGGTGCTTTGGGAAAGACCAGTGAAATACGTATAAAAAATCTTACAGCATTACTCGATGGATATAGTAAATGTGATGCACACCATATAAATGTAAATGTACTTGACCGCGCTGTACTTCAGGATGCTATGAAACACCCGGAAAAATATCCGCAGCTTACAATAAGAGTATCCGGTTATGCAGTTAACTTTATTAAACTTGATCGGGAACATCAGGAAGAAGTTATTGCCCGGACATTTTATGAAGCTATTTAA
- the pflA gene encoding pyruvate formate-lyase-activating protein, with the protein MKGYYHSKETFGTVDGAGIRYVLFLAGCNLQCAFCHNPDTWKRGSKMIGSQEVINEVNEYRSFYEASGGGFTMSGGEPMMQPEFVAEVFHLCKKNNISTTLDTSGLCAKEAFMKVLPYTDHVLFSLKAALPALHRKLTTVKTNTAIIENLCIVAKRKPVTLRYVVMPGITDSEIEIAAFIHIIRSLPAIDLSVDLLPYHKMGIPKWKALKMPYSLDYVEPPRAEVMAEVKVQLTAAGIRMAY; encoded by the coding sequence GTGAAGGGATATTATCACTCAAAGGAGACATTTGGAACAGTTGACGGCGCGGGGATTCGATACGTTCTTTTTTTAGCAGGATGTAATCTGCAATGTGCTTTTTGCCATAATCCTGACACATGGAAACGTGGTAGTAAGATGATTGGCAGCCAGGAAGTAATTAATGAAGTCAATGAATACCGATCCTTTTATGAAGCATCAGGCGGTGGTTTTACGATGAGTGGTGGAGAGCCGATGATGCAGCCAGAGTTTGTGGCAGAGGTTTTTCATCTGTGTAAAAAAAATAATATTTCCACGACTCTTGATACATCAGGATTATGTGCTAAAGAAGCATTTATGAAGGTGCTGCCTTATACGGACCATGTGTTGTTTTCCTTAAAAGCAGCTTTACCAGCGCTGCATAGAAAATTAACGACGGTAAAGACAAATACAGCGATTATTGAAAATCTGTGTATTGTTGCCAAAAGAAAACCTGTAACGCTTAGGTATGTTGTAATGCCGGGAATTACCGATTCTGAAATTGAAATAGCGGCATTTATACATATTATTCGTTCTTTGCCGGCGATAGATTTATCTGTGGATTTATTGCCGTACCATAAAATGGGTATACCTAAGTGGAAAGCATTGAAAATGCCATATTCACTGGATTATGTCGAACCTCCAAGAGCAGAAGTAATGGCAGAAGTAAAAGTTCAGCTGACTGCTGCCGGTATACGTATGGCTTATTGA
- a CDS encoding ABC transporter permease, translated as MDIREAIKAWSIPGNDITIFHSLLLGILVTLVSSIIAWPAAYFISRATPAVQRWLDIIFLIPFMTPPYIAAMGWILFMQKRGLLEQIMPSAATAAVHFFSLEGLVLVMSLHGFPFLVTILKNAMLEIPVSMEESAAVFGASLKERIIKILFPLLTPSFAAGAFLIFVRTLSEYGTPATLGQRIGFSVFTTSIHDMATLAPIQFGSASALSIILTIICLGAWYLQRVSSGKGYDFSGRTKRTIVQYDKQRVIPIVGKLFLLFLFFCSAIIPWFTVFSVSFMKLLGKGLALSNMSFIHYKDFFFSHSNKAMDAMVNSLCLSFIAACIAVLFGTMIAIYIWHKNSKTAQLIEGISLLPAMIPGIVLSLGIMIFWDKISLIIPLYNTKGILLLAYICLFLPFAIQYTKAALFQISPSLISAARVCGADSISILLRIIIPLISREMFASWMMIFIVSLRELVAPSLMAPTNTQVISTFIMNEFEQGDVSLGMCMAVFCMILTLIIFLCMNIFTDKKHRQQKYHI; from the coding sequence TTGGATATACGCGAAGCCATAAAGGCTTGGAGTATTCCCGGGAATGATATTACTATTTTTCATTCCCTTTTGTTGGGAATACTTGTTACACTAGTTTCCTCCATTATAGCGTGGCCTGCTGCTTATTTCATATCACGGGCAACACCTGCCGTTCAGCGCTGGCTAGATATCATATTCCTGATTCCCTTCATGACACCACCTTATATTGCAGCAATGGGCTGGATACTATTTATGCAAAAAAGAGGTTTATTAGAACAAATAATGCCATCGGCTGCTACAGCAGCTGTACATTTTTTCTCACTAGAAGGACTTGTACTTGTTATGAGTCTCCATGGATTTCCCTTTCTTGTCACCATATTGAAAAATGCTATGCTTGAAATCCCAGTATCCATGGAAGAAAGTGCTGCTGTTTTCGGTGCGTCCCTTAAAGAAAGAATTATTAAAATTCTTTTCCCCTTGCTAACTCCGAGTTTTGCAGCTGGTGCATTTCTCATTTTTGTCCGTACATTATCTGAATATGGCACACCAGCAACACTCGGTCAGCGTATAGGATTTTCCGTATTCACAACAAGTATCCATGATATGGCAACATTGGCTCCAATACAGTTTGGCAGTGCCTCGGCACTGTCGATCATTCTAACAATAATCTGCCTGGGAGCATGGTACTTGCAACGGGTATCTAGTGGGAAAGGATATGATTTTAGTGGCAGAACGAAAAGGACAATCGTTCAATATGATAAACAACGTGTAATACCAATAGTCGGTAAATTATTTCTATTGTTTTTATTTTTCTGTTCGGCAATAATTCCTTGGTTTACCGTATTCTCAGTATCATTTATGAAACTACTGGGAAAAGGACTGGCACTGAGTAATATGTCATTTATTCATTATAAAGATTTCTTTTTTTCCCACAGTAATAAAGCAATGGATGCCATGGTCAATAGCTTATGTCTGTCCTTTATTGCAGCATGCATTGCTGTATTATTTGGTACAATGATTGCAATATATATATGGCATAAAAATAGTAAAACTGCCCAGTTGATAGAAGGCATCAGTTTACTTCCTGCTATGATTCCTGGTATTGTTTTATCACTTGGTATAATGATTTTCTGGGACAAAATTTCACTAATCATTCCATTATATAATACTAAAGGCATATTATTGTTAGCATATATATGTCTTTTCCTTCCTTTTGCTATCCAATATACTAAAGCTGCCCTTTTCCAGATATCTCCATCACTTATTTCTGCTGCCCGTGTTTGCGGTGCTGACTCTATATCCATATTACTGCGTATTATTATTCCTTTAATTTCACGTGAAATGTTTGCCTCCTGGATGATGATATTTATCGTATCTTTACGCGAACTAGTAGCGCCAAGCCTCATGGCACCAACTAACACACAAGTCATATCTACATTTATAATGAACGAGTTTGAGCAGGGCGATGTTTCTCTAGGAATGTGCATGGCAGTATTCTGTATGATTTTGACTCTTATTATTTTTTTATGTATGAACATATTTACTGATAAAAAACATAGACAGCAAAAATATCATATTTAA
- a CDS encoding ABC transporter substrate-binding protein, whose amino-acid sequence MKIFGRRIIAILVFISICALLAACGNSVNSQAAPTKSSNKVVIYMPSPASLDDKLAADFTKKTGIKVEQFQGTTGQILARLEAEKGNPQADVIMLASWSDGLSLKKQNILLAYQPKNADKLTAKWQDNNHMIYGISASAVGVIYNTSIFPKLDADWNELATNPIYKNQMIIPDPKKSGSCKDFIDGWITAKGDNGWKILHEMAAQGMHIRGANKAALSSVLTGEKGILIAGVDYNAFSYIKKGEPIAIYYPKGGTVVNPRPAMILKAAPDQENAKKFMDYLLSKDAQKLIAAAYLLPGRNDIIQNNRIPLSSITQIKTNWEQMTQQSTKIMKKFTALMHPGQ is encoded by the coding sequence TTGAAAATTTTTGGGAGAAGAATAATCGCAATACTCGTATTTATCTCGATATGTGCACTTTTAGCTGCCTGTGGAAATTCTGTAAATAGCCAGGCGGCACCCACTAAATCATCAAATAAAGTCGTTATCTATATGCCAAGCCCTGCCAGTCTTGACGATAAGCTTGCTGCTGATTTTACTAAAAAGACCGGTATTAAAGTAGAACAATTCCAAGGTACAACTGGACAAATCCTGGCCAGATTAGAAGCAGAAAAAGGAAATCCACAAGCTGATGTGATAATGCTGGCATCATGGTCTGACGGCCTGTCATTAAAAAAGCAAAATATTTTGCTGGCCTATCAACCAAAGAATGCCGATAAACTAACTGCCAAATGGCAAGATAATAACCATATGATATATGGTATAAGTGCATCTGCTGTAGGAGTTATTTACAATACTTCTATTTTTCCAAAACTTGATGCAGACTGGAATGAATTAGCTACAAATCCAATATATAAAAATCAAATGATAATTCCAGACCCTAAAAAATCAGGATCTTGCAAGGATTTTATTGATGGATGGATTACAGCAAAAGGTGACAACGGTTGGAAAATATTGCACGAAATGGCTGCTCAGGGTATGCATATCAGAGGTGCTAATAAAGCTGCTCTATCATCAGTACTTACTGGCGAAAAAGGAATATTAATTGCTGGTGTTGATTATAATGCATTTTCTTATATAAAAAAAGGCGAACCTATTGCTATTTATTATCCCAAAGGTGGTACAGTTGTAAATCCACGGCCAGCCATGATCCTGAAAGCTGCTCCTGATCAGGAAAATGCCAAAAAATTCATGGATTATCTGCTCTCGAAAGATGCCCAAAAACTAATAGCTGCAGCATATTTACTGCCCGGTCGCAACGATATTATCCAAAACAATCGAATACCGCTTTCCTCCATTACTCAAATAAAAACCAATTGGGAACAGATGACACAGCAATCAACAAAAATTATGAAAAAATTTACAGCATTGATGCACCCTGGACAATAA
- a CDS encoding ABC transporter ATP-binding protein, with protein MKIELKHIYKNFGGQAIISDLSMIIEEHSFTVILGPSGCGKTTLLRMIAGLEQPDSGDILFDDKLVFSKENNIFIPPEKRDLGFVFQDMALWPHMTVYNNVAFGLRMKKKKNTIPQIVPDILHAVHMEHFSERYPDQLSGGQQQRVALARAIACTTSCILFDEPMSALDAILRIEMRKELQRLAAKFHVTSILVTHDQEEAMSMADHIAVLSSGILQQYNTPRSIYENPATLFTASFIGKSNWLGENQMFRPESIHMSRQQGDLSFRTEVENVHYMGGYYELNLLYRDKIWTIYTDSQREKGSIINIYISPNSIININGGKKN; from the coding sequence ATGAAAATAGAACTGAAACATATTTACAAAAATTTTGGGGGACAAGCTATAATCTCTGATTTATCTATGATAATAGAAGAACATTCTTTTACTGTAATTCTTGGCCCATCCGGATGTGGTAAAACAACGCTGCTGCGTATGATTGCAGGGCTTGAGCAGCCTGACAGCGGGGATATTCTATTTGATGATAAACTCGTTTTTTCAAAAGAAAATAATATTTTTATACCTCCGGAGAAACGAGACCTTGGTTTTGTATTTCAAGACATGGCTCTATGGCCGCATATGACTGTATATAATAATGTGGCTTTTGGCCTTCGCATGAAAAAGAAAAAGAATACTATACCTCAAATAGTACCAGACATATTACATGCTGTCCATATGGAACATTTTTCAGAACGGTATCCCGATCAGTTATCCGGCGGGCAGCAGCAACGCGTCGCTTTAGCTCGTGCTATTGCCTGCACAACCAGCTGTATTTTATTTGACGAACCAATGTCAGCACTTGATGCCATACTGAGAATTGAAATGAGGAAGGAACTGCAGCGTTTAGCTGCTAAATTTCATGTGACTTCTATATTAGTTACGCATGATCAGGAAGAAGCAATGAGTATGGCAGATCATATAGCTGTATTATCCAGCGGTATTCTTCAGCAATACAACACGCCACGTTCTATCTATGAAAATCCTGCTACTTTATTTACAGCTTCTTTTATTGGAAAATCCAACTGGCTAGGAGAAAATCAAATGTTTCGACCTGAATCTATCCATATGTCCAGGCAGCAGGGAGACCTTTCCTTCCGTACTGAAGTAGAAAATGTACATTATATGGGTGGATATTATGAATTAAACCTCCTTTACAGAGATAAAATCTGGACTATTTATACTGATAGCCAGCGGGAAAAAGGAAGTATTATTAATATATATATATCACCAAATAGTATTATTAATATAAATGGGGGAAAAAAGAATTGA
- a CDS encoding FAD-dependent oxidoreductase: MFKLDTIKGHDRMSTQDLLLAIGSAVADGETDFEIAASGQHDIGGPLWHPEGKKLHFHVTNAGQRLGSMCLNNTEIIADGSVSADVGWLNAGGKIIVNGDAGDTAGHCSAGGKIYIGGRGGTRTGSLMKHDPLYEEPELWILKNVGSFSFEFMGGGRAVVCGFDSENFTSVLGERPCVGMVGGTVYFRGLSHDHPADIMLEELNDNDITFLNNGMDEFLASINKLDLRTELSDWKQWHKLSPLSFETKQRQSVKHTDMKTFRSNEWIKGGMFSDVAVDDFAVKNLVEKGLYRQRVPMWNNAKYAAPCEFACPAHIPTQLRYKMLRKDNQEEAVKLILEYTPFPGSVCASVCPNPCMEACTRGKIDEAVQIGSLGFQSVYTKITIPDKKTGKKIAVIGGGVAGLGAAWQLIQRGHSVTVYDDADAIGGKLEQVIPRARLSHELLQAELKRIETAGVKFVPKCKIDKDKFTALQKENDAVILATGGHKSRYFPWEGAEKLIMGLSFLKAVNRGEHPKVGKNVIVIGCGNSGMDTARGAYDMGAETVTCIDVQKPAAFANEIDHIEKLGGKLIWPFMTTKITDEGIYDNTGRFVKGDMVIVSIGEAPILDYLPQNEQIKKFRDWLVPAKDNTIMDGVFAAGDIIKPGRLVDAIGSGNKAAYYADAYVMQKSVPDFPEKKEVPAQTLGKEFFEKYHHDDIPEPTGDVDRCVSCGTCRDCKTCQKACPEKAIDRIDHGMGIIEYKSNPAKCIGCGICAGICPCGIWELKANDEPIKMYRTGETK, encoded by the coding sequence ATGTTTAAATTAGATACGATAAAAGGACATGACCGCATGTCCACTCAGGATCTGCTACTTGCTATAGGCAGTGCTGTAGCTGATGGCGAAACAGACTTTGAAATAGCTGCCTCAGGTCAGCATGATATCGGCGGTCCATTATGGCATCCTGAAGGTAAAAAACTTCATTTTCATGTAACAAATGCGGGACAGCGGCTCGGGTCAATGTGTCTTAATAATACAGAAATCATCGCTGATGGTTCAGTATCGGCAGATGTCGGCTGGCTTAATGCCGGCGGAAAAATAATAGTAAACGGTGATGCCGGAGATACTGCTGGTCATTGTTCTGCCGGTGGGAAAATATATATCGGCGGCAGAGGCGGCACTCGTACAGGTTCTTTAATGAAGCATGACCCACTTTATGAAGAACCAGAATTATGGATATTAAAAAATGTAGGCAGTTTTTCTTTCGAATTTATGGGTGGCGGCCGCGCCGTAGTATGCGGATTCGACAGTGAAAATTTCACTTCCGTACTCGGTGAACGTCCCTGTGTTGGTATGGTAGGCGGTACTGTTTATTTTAGAGGCCTTTCACACGATCATCCTGCTGATATCATGCTGGAAGAATTAAATGATAATGACATTACTTTCCTTAACAACGGCATGGATGAATTTCTGGCATCTATCAATAAGCTGGATTTGCGAACGGAATTATCCGATTGGAAACAATGGCACAAATTAAGTCCTTTATCTTTTGAAACCAAACAAAGACAATCGGTAAAACATACTGACATGAAAACTTTTCGCTCAAATGAATGGATAAAGGGTGGGATGTTCAGTGATGTTGCCGTAGATGATTTTGCTGTAAAAAACTTGGTCGAAAAGGGACTCTATCGTCAGCGCGTTCCCATGTGGAACAATGCCAAATACGCTGCTCCATGCGAATTTGCCTGTCCTGCCCATATTCCTACACAACTGCGCTATAAAATGCTGCGTAAAGATAACCAGGAAGAAGCCGTAAAGCTCATTCTTGAATATACTCCATTTCCCGGCTCTGTATGTGCATCAGTATGTCCTAATCCCTGTATGGAGGCATGTACCCGCGGAAAAATTGATGAAGCAGTACAAATTGGCTCCTTAGGTTTTCAATCAGTATATACAAAAATAACTATTCCTGACAAAAAAACCGGTAAAAAAATTGCCGTTATCGGTGGTGGCGTTGCCGGTCTGGGAGCTGCCTGGCAGCTTATCCAGCGGGGACATTCCGTAACAGTATATGATGACGCTGATGCAATCGGCGGTAAATTAGAACAGGTAATTCCCCGTGCCCGTTTATCCCATGAATTATTACAGGCAGAATTAAAACGCATAGAAACTGCCGGCGTAAAATTTGTTCCCAAATGTAAAATAGACAAGGACAAATTTACTGCCTTGCAAAAAGAAAATGATGCTGTTATCCTGGCAACAGGCGGACATAAGTCAAGATACTTCCCTTGGGAAGGTGCCGAAAAATTAATCATGGGCTTATCTTTCTTAAAGGCAGTAAATCGTGGTGAACATCCTAAAGTTGGCAAAAATGTCATTGTTATCGGCTGCGGAAATTCGGGAATGGATACAGCCCGTGGTGCCTATGATATGGGAGCAGAAACTGTCACCTGTATTGATGTGCAAAAACCCGCTGCTTTTGCCAATGAAATTGACCATATAGAAAAACTAGGCGGCAAACTTATCTGGCCTTTTATGACCACCAAAATAACTGATGAAGGTATTTACGATAATACTGGCAGATTTGTAAAGGGTGATATGGTCATCGTGTCTATCGGTGAAGCACCTATTTTAGATTATCTCCCGCAAAATGAGCAAATAAAGAAATTCCGCGACTGGCTCGTCCCAGCAAAAGACAATACCATCATGGATGGCGTTTTTGCCGCGGGTGATATCATAAAACCAGGCCGCTTAGTAGATGCTATCGGTTCAGGAAATAAAGCAGCTTATTACGCAGATGCTTACGTCATGCAAAAATCAGTGCCTGATTTCCCTGAAAAAAAAGAAGTTCCTGCACAGACATTAGGCAAAGAATTCTTTGAGAAATATCACCATGATGATATCCCTGAACCAACTGGAGATGTAGACCGCTGTGTAAGCTGCGGGACCTGCCGTGACTGCAAAACCTGTCAAAAAGCATGTCCGGAAAAAGCCATTGATAGAATAGATCACGGTATGGGAATTATCGAATATAAATCCAATCCGGCAAAGTGTATCGGCTGTGGCATCTGCGCCGGTATATGCCCTTGTGGTATATGGGAGTTAAAAGCAAATGATGAACCTATAAAAATGTACCGCACCGGTGAAACAAAATAG
- a CDS encoding glutamate synthase-related protein, with protein sequence MEAIKIQDIGKADLKWNIEYIAERCTMCGSCISTCTIGAIQAGVMRVDKIYSEDIKPNPLHSHKTIPVIKQVKNIANACIGCGMCEKVCPNNAIKPVRNYDNRQTLLSRDDGPIKRGGRTNLNAQRTLDHIIVGRISQMTDPALDSQRHTFDIRAPFGRVLPAKSLPFTLKDGKLTMAHKAPPVRWIYPLIFSDMSIGALSTRAWEAVAMATAYLNEKCGLPVRMSSGEGGMPSKLLESEQLKYMILQIASGHFGWNRIIKALPKMKVDPAGVLIKIGQGAKPGDGGLLQAAKVAEHVQAIRGVPKATLSSPPNHQGLYSIEESVQKMHLSLNAAFGFRVPVAIKCAASATSVSVYNNLLRDPYQICGGFFIDGIQGGTGAANEISLDHTGHPIVSKIRDCYLAAVRQGLQGQIPLYGGGGIGMTGNAAADAFKMICLGANGVFIGRLLTQLLGCVGNEHGRCNACNTGKCPTGICTQDPRLVKRLDVDRGAQKIVDYVLTFDKELRKLMAPIGNSSLPVGRSDALVSTDKAIAEQLGIQYVC encoded by the coding sequence ATGGAAGCAATAAAAATACAGGATATTGGTAAAGCCGATTTAAAATGGAATATTGAATATATTGCTGAACGCTGTACAATGTGCGGCAGCTGTATCTCCACCTGTACAATAGGAGCCATACAAGCCGGGGTCATGCGTGTCGATAAAATTTATTCTGAAGATATAAAACCAAATCCTTTACATTCGCATAAAACTATACCAGTAATAAAACAGGTTAAAAATATTGCCAATGCTTGTATCGGCTGTGGTATGTGCGAAAAAGTATGCCCCAATAATGCTATCAAGCCTGTACGGAATTATGACAATCGCCAGACATTATTATCACGCGACGATGGCCCTATAAAACGCGGCGGCAGAACTAATCTTAATGCACAACGCACACTTGATCATATAATCGTCGGACGTATCAGTCAAATGACTGACCCCGCACTTGATTCGCAGCGGCATACTTTTGATATCAGAGCTCCTTTTGGCCGTGTACTGCCTGCTAAATCCCTTCCTTTTACGCTAAAGGACGGTAAACTAACAATGGCCCACAAGGCACCTCCCGTACGCTGGATATACCCGCTCATCTTTTCTGATATGTCAATTGGAGCTTTATCCACACGCGCCTGGGAAGCTGTTGCCATGGCTACAGCTTATCTTAATGAAAAATGTGGTCTTCCAGTCCGCATGAGTTCTGGTGAAGGCGGCATGCCCAGCAAATTACTGGAATCGGAACAGCTTAAATACATGATACTGCAAATTGCTTCTGGACATTTTGGTTGGAACAGAATAATAAAAGCCCTGCCTAAAATGAAAGTAGACCCTGCCGGTGTCCTCATAAAAATTGGGCAAGGAGCAAAACCAGGCGATGGAGGGTTACTACAGGCAGCCAAAGTAGCTGAACACGTACAAGCCATCCGCGGCGTTCCTAAAGCCACCCTGTCCTCTCCGCCAAATCACCAGGGACTATACTCCATAGAAGAATCTGTCCAAAAAATGCACTTATCATTAAATGCTGCTTTTGGCTTTAGAGTCCCTGTTGCTATAAAATGTGCTGCCTCTGCAACATCCGTATCCGTTTACAATAATTTGCTACGTGATCCCTATCAGATATGCGGTGGCTTCTTTATTGACGGAATACAAGGAGGTACTGGGGCCGCTAATGAAATCTCTCTTGATCATACAGGCCATCCGATTGTATCTAAAATTCGTGATTGTTATCTTGCTGCTGTAAGACAAGGCCTGCAGGGACAAATTCCTCTCTATGGAGGCGGAGGTATTGGCATGACCGGTAATGCCGCTGCCGATGCTTTCAAAATGATCTGCCTCGGTGCTAACGGTGTATTTATCGGCAGACTGCTTACTCAACTATTAGGCTGTGTAGGCAATGAACACGGACGCTGCAATGCTTGCAATACCGGCAAATGCCCAACAGGCATCTGCACTCAGGACCCTCGTCTCGTGAAACGCCTTGATGTAGACCGCGGTGCACAGAAAATTGTTGATTATGTCCTTACTTTTGATAAAGAACTACGTAAACTTATGGCACCTATTGGTAACAGCTCTTTACCTGTAGGACGCAGCGATGCATTGGTATCAACCGACAAGGCCATTGCCGAACAATTAGGTATTCAATACGTATGCTGA